The following proteins are encoded in a genomic region of Nitrospinota bacterium:
- the rsfS gene encoding ribosome silencing factor, with amino-acid sequence MVEEKKAEEVLVLDLRGVSSMTDYFLICHGSSDRLVQAITDHLLEMMKEKGVRALGVEGYKEGRWILLDFGDLVIHVFFEETRRFYDLERLWGHAPQLYPPD; translated from the coding sequence ATGGTTGAAGAGAAAAAGGCAGAAGAGGTGCTGGTCCTCGACCTGAGAGGAGTTTCTTCCATGACGGATTATTTTTTGATTTGCCACGGAAGCTCCGACCGGCTGGTGCAGGCGATAACCGATCACCTGCTGGAGATGATGAAGGAAAAAGGAGTGCGGGCTTTGGGCGTTGAGGGATACAAGGAGGGCCGGTGGATTCTTCTCGATTTCGGCGACTTGGTCATACATGTTTTCTTCGAAGAGACCCGCCGGTTTTACGACCTGGAGAGGCTATGGGGCCACGCCCCTCAACTCTACCCACCTGATTAG
- a CDS encoding LapA family protein, which yields MRAAAATIFVFLLVTVGFIILNLQPATISIFGLVQMTQPLGVVVSIAFFGGALIAYLLIEGAGIIRSWRERNRRKVSFPEVEDESTEKEAASKDESEEQPPS from the coding sequence ATGCGCGCCGCCGCCGCAACCATCTTTGTTTTTCTACTTGTGACGGTCGGCTTTATCATCCTTAACCTCCAACCGGCCACCATCTCCATTTTCGGCCTCGTCCAGATGACCCAACCCCTTGGGGTCGTCGTCAGCATAGCCTTCTTTGGAGGGGCGCTGATAGCCTACCTTCTAATCGAGGGTGCGGGGATTATCCGCAGTTGGCGGGAGCGCAACCGACGGAAGGTCTCATTTCCAGAGGTTGAAGACGAGAGCACGGAGAAAGAGGCAGCCTCGAAGGATGAGAGCGAAGAACAGCCTCCCTCTTAA
- a CDS encoding amidophosphoribosyltransferase: protein MFDSFNEECAVFGIFNHPEAANMTYLGLYALQHRGQESAGIVASDGKELHLEVAMGLVADIFNAERLSLLPGRIAIGHTRYSTYGTSQLKNAQPIAIDYAHGSLALAHNGNLVNADKLRRELEAGGSIFRSTMDSEVIVHLIARSERELLVDRIVEAVEQVRGAYSLAIMSPSELIAVRDPYGFRPLCLGKLRDAYVLASETCALDLIEAEYVRDIEPGEVLVINEDGLTSHSPFPSVQHAQCIFEFVYFSRPDSMIFNRSVHEVRKALGQRLAKEAYVGVDVVVPVPDSGVPAALGYAEESGTPFDLALIRNHYVGRTFIEPQESIRHFGVKVKLNPIKRLLEGRRVVLIDDSIVRGTTSRKIVTMVRQAGAKEVHMRVSSPPITHPCFYGIDTPTREELIGSSHSVEETRKYITADSLEYLSLDGLLSTVHPNQNSYCRACFTGDYPVEIPLKGRPQVELFEEAPT from the coding sequence ATGTTTGATTCTTTTAACGAAGAGTGCGCCGTCTTTGGTATTTTCAACCATCCTGAGGCGGCCAACATGACCTATCTCGGCCTCTACGCCCTTCAGCACAGAGGCCAGGAATCAGCAGGGATCGTTGCTTCCGATGGAAAGGAGCTCCATCTGGAAGTGGCTATGGGGCTCGTGGCCGACATTTTTAACGCCGAGAGGCTCTCGCTTCTGCCCGGGCGCATCGCCATAGGGCACACCCGTTATTCCACCTACGGCACTAGTCAGCTTAAGAACGCTCAACCCATCGCTATCGATTATGCCCACGGCTCCCTCGCTCTCGCCCACAACGGAAACCTCGTCAACGCCGACAAGCTCCGCCGGGAGCTCGAAGCGGGCGGGAGCATCTTCCGCTCGACGATGGACAGCGAGGTCATCGTTCACCTCATTGCCCGAAGCGAGCGAGAGCTGCTGGTGGATCGGATCGTCGAGGCCGTCGAGCAGGTGCGCGGGGCGTACTCGCTGGCTATCATGAGCCCAAGCGAGCTCATTGCGGTGCGGGACCCTTACGGTTTCCGCCCACTCTGCTTGGGTAAGCTTCGGGATGCGTACGTTCTGGCGAGCGAGACATGCGCCCTCGATCTGATCGAGGCCGAGTACGTGAGGGATATAGAGCCGGGGGAGGTTTTAGTCATCAACGAGGACGGGTTGACGAGCCACTCCCCCTTTCCCAGTGTCCAGCACGCCCAGTGCATTTTCGAGTTTGTCTACTTTTCCCGGCCCGATAGCATGATCTTCAACCGCTCTGTCCACGAAGTCAGGAAGGCCCTCGGCCAGCGGCTTGCCAAAGAGGCCTACGTGGGCGTAGATGTCGTCGTTCCCGTGCCGGACAGTGGCGTGCCCGCCGCGCTGGGCTATGCCGAGGAGAGCGGGACGCCCTTTGATTTGGCCCTCATCCGCAACCACTACGTCGGCCGCACCTTCATCGAGCCCCAGGAGTCCATTCGTCACTTCGGGGTCAAAGTAAAGCTCAACCCCATCAAGCGGCTTCTTGAGGGGCGTCGCGTGGTTCTTATCGACGATTCCATCGTCAGGGGTACGACCAGTCGAAAGATCGTCACCATGGTTCGCCAGGCTGGGGCCAAAGAGGTCCACATGAGGGTCTCCTCACCTCCGATTACCCATCCTTGTTTCTACGGGATTGACACGCCGACCCGCGAAGAGTTGATCGGCTCAAGCCATTCAGTGGAAGAGACTCGTAAATACATCACGGCCGACAGCCTGGAGTACCTCTCCCTCGACGGGCTCCTCTCGACCGTCCATCCTAATCAAAACAGCTACTGCAGAGCCTGCTTCACCGGCGACTACCCGGTCGAAATTCCCTTGAAGGGCCGCCCCCAGGTCGAGCTATTTGAAGAAGCTCCCACGTAA